One stretch of Leadbetterella byssophila DSM 17132 DNA includes these proteins:
- a CDS encoding GNAT family N-acetyltransferase, with protein sequence MKTAHVQDIPFLQDLARRAWEVTYSPILERDQLNYMLGLFYSHEVLAQQITSGEQIYLIDDEGKGFISYQMNYPEVQKCKIHKLYLDPDQKGKGLGTAMIQEVVSRCQKEGMRELLLNVNKYNSAKVFYEKVGFVVKDEVVIDIGRGYIMDDYVMAYKNLTPPL encoded by the coding sequence ATGAAAACTGCTCACGTTCAAGATATTCCATTTCTACAAGATTTGGCTAGAAGGGCTTGGGAGGTGACCTATAGTCCTATTTTAGAAAGGGATCAATTAAATTACATGCTTGGCCTTTTTTATAGTCATGAGGTCTTAGCGCAGCAAATTACCTCCGGTGAACAAATATACCTCATAGATGATGAAGGTAAAGGATTCATTTCTTATCAAATGAATTACCCGGAAGTTCAGAAATGCAAGATTCACAAGTTGTATTTAGATCCGGATCAAAAGGGAAAGGGATTAGGGACTGCCATGATACAGGAAGTGGTAAGCCGATGCCAAAAAGAAGGAATGAGGGAGTTGTTATTAAATGTAAATAAATACAATTCCGCCAAGGTATTTTACGAGAAGGTAGGCTTTGTGGTGAAGGATGAAGTAGTCATTGATATAGGTAGGGGTTACATAATGGATGATTATGTAATGGCTTATAAAAACTTAACCCCGCCCTTATAA
- a CDS encoding 7-carboxy-7-deazaguanine synthase QueE, which translates to MNLELGLPVMESFYTLQGEGFHSGKAAYFIRLGGCDVGCVWCDVKESWDAEAHPQFRVEDIVNGALEYPGRLAVITGGEPLMYDLNELTAELKQKGFQTNIETSGAHPLSGDWDWICFSPKKFKAPLEEFYAVANELKVIVYNSSDFDFAEIHAAKVNPDCKLFLQVEWDRRERMMPSIVEYVKANPQWRVSIQTHKYMNIP; encoded by the coding sequence ATGAATCTAGAATTAGGATTACCCGTGATGGAGTCGTTTTACACACTCCAAGGTGAAGGGTTTCATAGTGGTAAAGCTGCATACTTCATTCGTTTAGGTGGATGTGATGTGGGATGTGTGTGGTGTGATGTGAAAGAATCTTGGGACGCTGAGGCTCATCCTCAATTTCGCGTTGAGGATATAGTAAATGGAGCCTTGGAGTATCCGGGCAGATTGGCAGTGATTACTGGCGGAGAACCCTTGATGTATGATTTAAATGAATTAACAGCTGAATTAAAACAAAAAGGATTTCAAACCAATATTGAAACGTCTGGTGCTCATCCCTTAAGTGGAGATTGGGACTGGATATGCTTTTCTCCCAAGAAATTCAAAGCGCCATTAGAAGAGTTTTATGCTGTGGCTAATGAGCTGAAGGTGATAGTTTATAACTCTTCCGACTTTGATTTTGCTGAAATTCACGCCGCGAAGGTGAATCCGGATTGTAAATTGTTTTTACAAGTAGAGTGGGATAGGAGAGAGAGAATGATGCCTTCTATCGTGGAATATGTAAAGGCAAATCCTCAATGGCGTGTGAGCATTCAGACGCATAAATATATGAATATACCTTGA
- the ispG gene encoding (E)-4-hydroxy-3-methylbut-2-enyl-diphosphate synthase — MPSYCNSLTEYSRRITQQVKIGDLGLGSEYPIRIQSMTTVDTMDTAGSVAQCIRMIESGCELVRITAPSVKEAQNLENIKRELRAAGYNTPLVADIHFTPNAAELAARIVEKVRINPGNYADKKRFEIIDYTDASYAAELDRIRERFTPLVRICKEYGTAMRIGTNHGSLSDRILSRYGDTPAGMVESALEFLKICEDENYYNIVISMKSSNPQVMVHAYRLLVKRLEEEKLHPYPLHLGVTEAGEGEDGRIKSSMGIGTLLEDGLGDTVRVSLTEDPEFEAPVAEKLVSRYPSTKIYSIPAKEDALHPFHYERRIRKEVFNFGGHQVPRVIADFSLKSNVEIEDLKAIGHFYLPLPDKWKMNDLGADYIYTGSNPISFMLPNGLKEIQDYPTWLNAEDKVNKLPLMSIEDYFNGTQKHAELNFIALELKDWSEEKANLISTMENVNFVLEAKGATAYQAYRAILSQWATHPVILRKDYSGLELEEIQLHASTDLGGIFLEGFGEGIMISGHEDTKALNSLAFGILQASRTRISKTEYISCPSCGRTLFDLQETTAMIRKRTDHLKGIKIGIMGCIVNGPGEMADADYGYVGIGKDKISLYRGQQVVKRSVPSKDAVDELIQLIKEDGNWLEPEINSYE; from the coding sequence ATGCCTTCATATTGTAATTCACTGACTGAGTATTCCAGAAGAATCACTCAACAAGTGAAGATAGGAGATCTAGGTCTAGGGTCAGAATACCCTATCCGAATTCAGTCCATGACTACCGTAGATACCATGGACACGGCCGGTTCAGTGGCCCAATGCATCAGAATGATAGAAAGTGGATGTGAACTGGTTAGAATCACTGCCCCAAGCGTAAAAGAAGCTCAAAACCTTGAAAACATAAAAAGAGAACTTCGTGCAGCAGGTTATAACACTCCCTTGGTTGCCGACATTCACTTTACCCCTAATGCCGCTGAATTAGCGGCTCGAATAGTTGAAAAGGTCAGGATAAATCCAGGAAACTATGCCGACAAGAAACGTTTTGAAATCATAGATTACACTGACGCATCCTATGCTGCAGAATTAGATAGAATCAGAGAGCGTTTCACACCTTTGGTAAGAATCTGTAAAGAATACGGCACGGCTATGAGGATAGGAACTAACCACGGTTCTCTGTCTGATAGAATCCTGAGCAGGTATGGAGATACGCCTGCAGGTATGGTAGAATCCGCGTTGGAATTCTTGAAAATTTGTGAGGATGAAAACTATTACAATATCGTCATCTCCATGAAATCCTCCAATCCTCAAGTGATGGTTCATGCCTACCGACTTTTGGTTAAGCGCTTAGAGGAGGAAAAACTTCACCCGTATCCACTTCACCTGGGTGTAACAGAGGCTGGAGAAGGAGAAGACGGAAGAATAAAATCCTCCATGGGAATTGGAACCCTATTGGAAGACGGATTAGGTGATACCGTTCGGGTTAGTTTAACAGAAGATCCGGAGTTTGAAGCTCCCGTTGCAGAAAAATTAGTTAGTAGATATCCAAGCACCAAAATCTATTCTATACCTGCCAAAGAGGACGCCTTACATCCTTTTCATTACGAAAGACGCATCAGAAAAGAAGTCTTCAATTTCGGAGGCCATCAAGTCCCTAGGGTGATAGCAGATTTTAGCCTAAAGTCAAATGTAGAAATAGAAGACCTAAAAGCTATAGGTCATTTCTATCTTCCACTTCCCGACAAATGGAAAATGAATGATTTAGGAGCAGATTATATCTATACAGGATCTAATCCCATTTCATTTATGCTTCCTAATGGACTTAAAGAAATCCAAGATTATCCTACTTGGCTAAACGCGGAAGATAAGGTTAACAAATTGCCATTAATGAGTATAGAGGACTACTTTAATGGCACTCAAAAACATGCAGAACTTAACTTCATCGCTCTGGAACTAAAGGATTGGTCGGAAGAAAAAGCTAATTTAATTTCTACTATGGAGAATGTTAACTTCGTTTTAGAAGCTAAAGGGGCTACGGCTTATCAAGCATATCGTGCCATACTTTCTCAATGGGCTACCCATCCGGTGATACTACGAAAGGATTACAGCGGTTTGGAACTTGAAGAGATTCAATTGCATGCATCTACTGATTTAGGGGGTATTTTTTTAGAGGGATTTGGTGAGGGTATCATGATTAGTGGACATGAAGATACCAAGGCTTTAAACAGTTTGGCATTTGGTATACTGCAAGCTTCTCGAACCAGAATTTCTAAAACGGAATACATTTCCTGTCCATCCTGTGGACGTACCCTATTTGATCTGCAGGAAACTACGGCTATGATCAGAAAAAGGACAGACCATTTGAAAGGAATTAAGATTGGGATAATGGGCTGCATAGTTAACGGACCAGGAGAAATGGCAGACGCGGATTACGGATATGTAGGAATCGGGAAGGATAAGATTTCTCTATACAGAGGTCAACAAGTGGTGAAGCGTTCTGTACCCTCTAAGGATGCGGTAGACGAGTTGATCCAATTAATTAAAGAAGACGGAAATTGGTTAGAACCAGAAATTAATTCTTATGAGTAA
- a CDS encoding DUF6728 family protein, producing MSKLWDLLKIGPVFQYFGRVFSKNKDYPSSTNLKIMHGINRISIIMFGIALLVLLYRYFIRS from the coding sequence ATGAGTAAACTTTGGGATTTATTAAAGATCGGCCCGGTTTTCCAATATTTTGGCAGGGTCTTCAGCAAGAATAAAGATTATCCTAGCAGCACTAATCTAAAGATTATGCACGGGATAAACAGGATCTCTATCATCATGTTTGGAATTGCTTTACTGGTATTGCTGTATCGCTATTTCATCAGATCATGA
- a CDS encoding MmcQ/YjbR family DNA-binding protein: MNLEELRELCLSLPGITEETPFGPDNLVYKVMGKMYALIPLDADYPCVALKNTPEKNEELKSTYPYITEAYHFNKVHWIMVLHKNPDLTKRLIEESYQIVKSKLPKKCREMLEK, translated from the coding sequence ATGAACCTTGAAGAGCTACGTGAATTATGCTTAAGTTTACCGGGAATAACAGAGGAGACTCCTTTTGGACCGGATAATTTGGTATACAAAGTCATGGGAAAAATGTATGCATTAATCCCACTTGACGCAGATTATCCATGTGTAGCATTGAAAAACACTCCAGAAAAGAACGAGGAACTTAAAAGCACCTATCCTTATATCACTGAGGCCTATCATTTCAATAAGGTGCATTGGATAATGGTTCTTCACAAGAATCCAGATTTAACGAAGCGCTTGATTGAAGAATCCTATCAAATCGTCAAAAGCAAACTTCCTAAGAAATGCAGAGAGATGCTGGAGAAATAA
- a CDS encoding gamma-glutamylcyclotransferase family protein: MQRDAGEINKLFVYGTLMLKFPKNPLFTLLNKHLITREQAFVNGQLYLLGAYPGMIKGNGKTEGELLTLNNFNELLPVLDEYEEFYANQPERSLYIREITFASTKDEKVHKCWTYWYQKEVKPNDYIVSGRFW; encoded by the coding sequence ATGCAGAGAGATGCTGGAGAAATAAATAAGCTTTTTGTTTACGGCACATTAATGCTCAAGTTTCCCAAAAATCCCCTTTTTACCCTATTAAATAAACACTTGATCACAAGAGAACAAGCGTTTGTGAATGGCCAACTATATCTTCTGGGAGCATATCCCGGAATGATTAAAGGGAATGGAAAAACTGAAGGGGAATTATTGACCTTAAACAATTTTAATGAACTCCTTCCCGTTTTAGACGAGTATGAGGAGTTTTACGCTAATCAACCTGAGCGTTCACTCTATATAAGAGAGATAACCTTTGCCAGTACCAAGGATGAGAAAGTACATAAGTGTTGGACTTATTGGTACCAAAAAGAAGTTAAGCCAAATGATTATATAGTAAGTGGACGATTTTGGTAA
- a CDS encoding OmpA family protein: MGISKKLIYTLLVGLAFTSCVSKKKFASLQSELASTKADLERRGELVNDFKNKLVACEQERDRVATTNSAKDNQISDLKSQIEDLRRVRDTQMERVGDLTVLNRSANENINKTLAQLEKKDKYISLLQAAKSKADSLNLALAVNLKSALKDGLDDTDVDVKVDKTVVMVNLSDKMLFTSGSYKISPRAYSVLEKVAAIIKSRPDLEVMVEGYTDNVSINTACIEDNWDLSVKRSTSVVRTLQSKFGVDPNKIIAAGRGEYNTLTSNSTAEGRAINRRTRIILMPKLDQFYDLLNPDNVGK; this comes from the coding sequence ATGGGAATTTCAAAAAAACTAATTTACACCTTACTGGTAGGTCTAGCATTTACTTCGTGTGTGTCTAAAAAGAAATTTGCCAGCCTTCAGTCTGAATTAGCCAGTACTAAAGCAGACCTAGAAAGAAGAGGCGAATTAGTAAATGATTTCAAAAACAAATTAGTAGCATGTGAGCAAGAGCGCGACAGAGTAGCTACCACAAATTCTGCTAAGGATAACCAAATCTCTGACCTTAAGTCTCAAATTGAAGACTTGAGAAGAGTTAGAGATACTCAGATGGAACGTGTAGGTGACTTGACTGTTTTGAACCGCTCTGCGAACGAAAACATCAACAAAACACTTGCTCAATTAGAGAAAAAAGACAAGTACATTAGCTTGCTTCAAGCAGCAAAATCTAAAGCAGACTCTCTAAACCTTGCCTTAGCAGTTAACTTAAAATCTGCTTTGAAAGATGGTTTGGATGACACTGATGTAGATGTTAAAGTGGATAAGACTGTGGTAATGGTTAATCTTTCAGATAAGATGCTATTTACTTCAGGAAGCTACAAAATCTCTCCAAGAGCTTACTCAGTACTTGAGAAAGTAGCTGCAATCATCAAGTCTCGTCCGGATCTTGAAGTAATGGTAGAAGGATATACGGATAACGTAAGCATTAATACTGCTTGTATCGAAGATAACTGGGATCTATCTGTTAAGAGATCAACTTCTGTGGTTAGAACTCTACAATCTAAATTTGGTGTTGATCCTAATAAGATCATCGCTGCAGGTAGAGGAGAGTATAACACTTTAACTTCTAACAGCACTGCTGAAGGTCGTGCGATCAACAGAAGAACTCGCATTATCTTGATGCCTAAGTTAGATCAGTTCTACGATCTTTTGAATCCTGATAACGTAGGTAAATAA
- the trxA gene encoding thioredoxin, with protein MANNALEITDNNFQEIISSDKPVLVDFWAEWCGPCKMIGPVVEEIAGEYQDKAVVGKMDVDANSAIPAQFGIRSIPTLMIFKGGELVDKIVGAVPKHVLVQKLEAAL; from the coding sequence ATGGCTAATAACGCATTAGAAATTACAGACAATAATTTTCAAGAAATCATCAGCTCTGATAAACCAGTGTTGGTAGATTTCTGGGCCGAATGGTGTGGACCTTGTAAAATGATAGGCCCTGTTGTCGAAGAAATTGCAGGAGAATATCAAGATAAAGCTGTAGTAGGCAAAATGGACGTTGATGCAAATAGCGCTATTCCGGCACAGTTTGGAATTCGTTCTATCCCTACTCTAATGATCTTCAAAGGAGGAGAATTGGTGGATAAAATAGTGGGTGCTGTTCCAAAGCACGTTCTTGTTCAGAAATTAGAAGCAGCATTATAA
- a CDS encoding aspartate aminotransferase family protein, with the protein MNLRQLFLQNVAQTSDSPLALEFPNAEGSFLIDVEGKKYLDLISGISVSNVGHKHPKVVKAIHEQTDKYLHQLVYGEFLQTPQILLAKALVDTHKPTHRGQKIDNVYFTNSGAEAVEGALKLAKRYTGKPEIVACRRAYHGSTQGAMSLGEHFYNQNYRPLLPGIRKMERNRWEDLDCITDQTAAVIIEPIGAECGVIVTEIEFMQELSKRCVEKGALLIMDEIQTGLGRTGKMWAYEHFGFAPDIVLSAKALGGGLPLGAFMAPQEIISVFKENPVLGHITTFGGNPLCCAAGLASLEVVQSEIDLSEVSRKGERIKSIFEGHPLVGEVRGIGLMLAATFPDFPTLKEHIDYYIGKGLITDWFLYCDNAMRISPPLNISDEEIDLLESIIKEKSLM; encoded by the coding sequence ATGAATTTACGACAATTATTTTTGCAGAATGTAGCTCAGACTTCTGATTCTCCACTGGCACTGGAATTTCCTAATGCAGAAGGAAGTTTTCTTATTGATGTGGAAGGTAAAAAATACTTAGATTTAATTTCCGGCATTTCAGTAAGCAATGTAGGTCATAAGCATCCCAAGGTTGTAAAAGCCATACATGAACAGACGGATAAATATTTGCATCAGTTGGTTTACGGAGAGTTTCTCCAAACCCCTCAGATCCTTTTGGCTAAAGCTTTGGTGGATACGCATAAACCCACGCACAGAGGGCAGAAGATAGATAATGTGTATTTTACCAATTCGGGTGCAGAGGCTGTTGAAGGAGCATTGAAATTAGCTAAGAGGTATACTGGGAAGCCTGAGATTGTGGCATGCAGGAGGGCTTATCACGGTTCTACTCAAGGGGCGATGTCACTAGGTGAGCATTTTTATAATCAAAATTACCGTCCTCTTTTGCCTGGAATTCGAAAAATGGAAAGGAACAGGTGGGAAGACTTGGACTGCATTACGGATCAAACGGCGGCAGTAATCATAGAGCCTATAGGAGCGGAATGTGGGGTTATAGTTACGGAGATAGAATTTATGCAGGAGTTGTCCAAAAGGTGTGTAGAAAAAGGGGCACTTTTGATCATGGATGAAATTCAGACCGGACTGGGTAGGACAGGTAAAATGTGGGCCTATGAGCACTTTGGTTTCGCGCCTGATATTGTTCTTTCTGCAAAAGCTTTAGGGGGAGGATTACCTTTGGGAGCTTTTATGGCGCCGCAAGAGATTATTTCTGTGTTCAAAGAGAATCCCGTGCTAGGTCATATTACCACTTTTGGAGGTAATCCCTTATGTTGTGCTGCAGGATTGGCCAGCTTGGAGGTGGTTCAATCGGAGATAGACCTATCTGAAGTGAGTAGAAAGGGGGAAAGGATCAAAAGCATCTTTGAGGGGCATCCTTTGGTAGGTGAGGTCAGAGGTATAGGATTGATGTTAGCGGCCACTTTTCCTGATTTCCCTACCTTGAAAGAACATATCGATTATTACATAGGGAAAGGATTGATAACCGACTGGTTCCTGTATTGTGATAATGCCATGAGGATTAGTCCGCCTTTGAATATTTCAGATGAGGAGATAGACTTATTGGAATCTATTATAAAAGAAAAAAGCCTCATGTGA
- a CDS encoding type 1 glutamine amidotransferase: protein MGKFRIGVLDLNNGAPNEGMRCIKYLVEEFFMRKELETDYEVFDVRRGDVLPRYDEFDAYISSGGPGSPLLEGTDWEKRFFSLIDDIIAHNKEHQEKIYFFGICHSFQLLVQHFGLAKITKRRSTSFGVMPTHQVVEDEPLFQGLENPFWVVDSRDYQVIQPNEDAFLSTGARILCLEKERPHVHLERAIMAIRFTPEIIGTQFHPEADAEGMHRHFQTEEKKKAVIESFGEGKLKSMLESLEDPDKIMLTESVIIPTFLETAFNHKMELV from the coding sequence ATGGGAAAATTTAGGATAGGGGTATTAGATTTAAATAATGGTGCTCCGAATGAGGGGATGAGGTGTATAAAGTACCTGGTCGAAGAGTTCTTTATGAGGAAAGAACTTGAAACAGATTACGAGGTATTTGATGTGCGTAGAGGAGATGTTTTGCCTCGCTATGATGAGTTTGATGCCTATATCAGTTCCGGCGGCCCCGGTAGTCCGCTTTTGGAAGGTACGGATTGGGAGAAGAGATTCTTTTCTTTAATAGATGACATAATTGCTCACAACAAGGAACATCAGGAGAAGATCTATTTCTTTGGTATTTGTCACTCCTTCCAACTTTTGGTCCAACATTTTGGATTAGCAAAGATCACGAAAAGAAGATCAACTTCATTTGGCGTTATGCCCACTCACCAAGTGGTGGAAGATGAACCTTTATTCCAAGGTCTCGAAAATCCTTTTTGGGTGGTTGATTCCAGGGATTACCAAGTAATTCAACCTAATGAAGACGCTTTCTTGAGTACAGGAGCCAGAATTCTTTGTTTAGAGAAGGAAAGGCCTCATGTGCATTTGGAAAGAGCCATAATGGCCATTAGATTCACGCCGGAAATCATAGGAACCCAGTTTCATCCGGAAGCAGATGCTGAAGGTATGCACCGTCATTTTCAGACGGAAGAGAAGAAGAAAGCTGTGATTGAAAGTTTCGGTGAAGGGAAATTAAAAAGTATGTTAGAATCATTGGAAGACCCGGATAAGATCATGCTTACAGAGTCAGTGATCATTCCCACCTTCCTTGAGACTGCGTTTAATCATAAAATGGAATTAGTTTGA
- a CDS encoding carboxylate-amine ligase: MGLFTLGIEEEFQTIDPETRELKSHMSKIVEGGRIILQERIKQEMHQAVVEMGTNICTNIQEARDEVTFLRQKLLELAENQGLKVAAAGTHPFSDWQHQLITEDDRYNKLIDEMRDVARGNLIFGLHVHVGIDDRNDAIKIMNQLRYFLPHIFALSVNSPFWCGRNTGFHSYRAKVFDKFPRTGIPEHFESAAEYDDYLRLLIKTGCIDNGKKIWWDLRLHPFYPTIEFRICDVPMRVDETICLASIMQALVAKLYSLKEKNLSYRTYPKHLINENKWRAGRYGIHSNLIDFGIESEVPYPKLVDELLEFIWDTAKDLGSTDEISYISQIMKNGTGADRQLRVYEETGCYNAVVDYIVEETKFGL, from the coding sequence ATGGGATTGTTTACCCTGGGGATTGAAGAGGAATTTCAAACCATTGATCCCGAAACTCGAGAACTGAAGAGCCATATGTCTAAGATTGTGGAGGGCGGAAGAATCATTCTGCAGGAAAGAATCAAGCAGGAAATGCATCAGGCAGTGGTAGAGATGGGTACTAACATTTGTACGAATATTCAAGAAGCTAGAGATGAAGTCACTTTTCTTCGTCAAAAGCTATTGGAGTTAGCAGAAAATCAAGGCCTGAAAGTGGCTGCGGCAGGAACGCATCCTTTCTCTGATTGGCAGCATCAATTGATCACGGAAGATGATCGATATAATAAACTCATCGACGAAATGCGCGATGTGGCTCGCGGTAATCTTATCTTTGGCTTACATGTGCATGTAGGCATTGATGATAGAAACGATGCCATCAAGATCATGAACCAGTTGAGGTATTTCTTGCCACATATCTTTGCATTGTCTGTCAATTCTCCTTTCTGGTGCGGTAGAAATACGGGTTTTCATTCGTATAGGGCAAAGGTGTTTGATAAGTTTCCAAGAACAGGTATTCCTGAGCATTTTGAGAGTGCAGCTGAATATGATGATTACTTACGATTACTCATCAAGACAGGTTGTATAGATAACGGAAAGAAGATTTGGTGGGATTTGCGCTTGCATCCTTTCTATCCTACTATAGAATTCAGGATCTGCGATGTTCCCATGCGCGTGGATGAAACCATCTGTCTGGCTTCCATCATGCAGGCTTTGGTGGCAAAACTTTATTCGCTCAAAGAGAAAAATCTAAGTTATAGGACCTATCCTAAGCATTTGATCAATGAGAACAAATGGAGGGCCGGTAGATATGGTATTCATTCAAATCTCATTGATTTTGGGATTGAATCAGAGGTGCCTTATCCGAAATTGGTAGATGAACTATTGGAGTTCATTTGGGATACCGCTAAGGATTTGGGGTCAACGGATGAGATTTCATATATCAGTCAGATAATGAAAAATGGAACCGGAGCTGATAGGCAACTGAGAGTGTATGAAGAAACCGGATGCTATAATGCCGTGGTAGACTACATAGTAGAAGAGACAAAGTTCGGACTTTAA
- a CDS encoding ATP-grasp domain-containing protein produces MKKVGILFGMENTFPWAFVDRVNEKTGKKDILAEPVLIDKVEQGVPSEYAVIFDRISQDVPFYRAYLKNAALNGTAVVNNPFWWSADEKFFNNCLAVQLGIPVPKTVLLPSKERPDDTSEQSFRNLAMPLDWQYMLERIGFPAYMKPHAGGGWKSVYKVENPEDLWAKHGETGQLVMLLQEEIVFTDYYRCYCIGGKYVHIMPYEPRNPHHLRYATQPKTQGEAHKKLMATIKDYVLKLNQALGYDFNTVEFAVRDGIPYAIDFCNPAPDADINSVGQSNFEWVVEHAANFAIEKAQSHVPGQNNCTWGTFVQSASASTKKVSTKKSK; encoded by the coding sequence ATGAAAAAAGTTGGTATACTATTCGGTATGGAAAATACCTTCCCTTGGGCGTTTGTGGACAGGGTTAATGAAAAAACAGGTAAGAAAGATATATTAGCGGAACCCGTGCTCATTGATAAAGTGGAGCAAGGGGTGCCCTCAGAATATGCCGTCATTTTTGATAGAATCTCTCAGGATGTACCTTTCTACAGGGCATACCTTAAAAATGCAGCATTAAATGGTACAGCCGTTGTAAACAATCCTTTCTGGTGGTCAGCTGACGAGAAGTTCTTTAATAACTGTCTGGCCGTTCAATTAGGTATTCCTGTACCTAAGACGGTTTTGCTTCCGTCAAAGGAAAGGCCGGATGATACCTCAGAACAGTCATTCCGAAACCTGGCTATGCCCTTAGACTGGCAATATATGTTAGAGAGAATAGGATTCCCAGCTTATATGAAACCTCATGCAGGTGGAGGATGGAAAAGTGTTTATAAGGTGGAGAATCCGGAGGATCTGTGGGCTAAACATGGAGAAACCGGACAGTTGGTCATGCTTCTTCAAGAGGAAATAGTCTTCACGGACTATTATCGCTGCTACTGCATTGGCGGAAAATACGTTCATATCATGCCTTATGAACCTAGAAATCCACACCATCTACGTTATGCTACCCAGCCTAAAACCCAAGGCGAGGCACATAAAAAGCTTATGGCTACCATTAAGGATTATGTATTAAAGCTGAATCAAGCTTTAGGATATGATTTCAATACCGTAGAATTCGCAGTTCGAGACGGCATTCCTTATGCCATTGACTTCTGTAATCCTGCCCCAGATGCAGATATCAATTCAGTGGGACAAAGTAATTTTGAATGGGTGGTAGAGCATGCTGCCAATTTTGCCATAGAGAAGGCGCAGTCCCACGTTCCTGGGCAAAACAATTGTACTTGGGGTACATTTGTACAATCGGCTTCAGCTAGTACTAAAAAAGTGAGCACTAAAAAATCCAAGTAA
- a CDS encoding alpha/beta hydrolase-fold protein: protein MQERNINFYSHILGKDLHLQIMGHWGFPVLMFPTSMGSVSQNKDMGLLNSVRSFIEGGQIKTYNIETIDFESFYGKNISPHDRAYNYELYTRFLCSELIPKIQEENHVHRIGVAGCSFGAYHAVNLAFKYPDLISFVIGMSGSYDISTFMSGYHDQNVYFNNPVEFVPNAESWTFNHMKVILGTSDWDICRNESLRFSEILKAKGVQHWYDEKKWAKHDWPLWNMAFPEYLNAVMN from the coding sequence ATGCAAGAACGAAACATCAATTTTTACTCTCATATTCTAGGTAAAGATTTACATTTACAGATTATGGGGCACTGGGGTTTCCCTGTTCTGATGTTTCCCACTTCTATGGGTTCTGTTTCCCAGAATAAGGATATGGGCCTACTGAACAGCGTAAGGTCGTTCATAGAAGGTGGGCAGATCAAAACCTATAACATTGAGACCATTGATTTTGAGTCTTTCTATGGAAAGAACATTAGTCCACATGACAGAGCCTACAATTACGAATTGTATACGCGTTTTTTGTGTAGTGAACTAATTCCAAAGATTCAGGAGGAAAATCATGTACATAGGATAGGTGTAGCCGGTTGTAGTTTCGGAGCTTATCATGCCGTAAATCTGGCCTTTAAGTATCCGGATTTGATCTCTTTTGTTATTGGGATGAGCGGATCATATGATATAAGTACTTTTATGAGTGGATATCATGATCAAAATGTTTATTTCAATAATCCGGTGGAATTTGTGCCAAATGCGGAATCCTGGACCTTTAATCACATGAAGGTTATATTGGGAACTTCTGATTGGGACATTTGCAGGAATGAGAGTCTGAGGTTTTCTGAGATCTTGAAGGCCAAAGGAGTGCAACACTGGTATGATGAAAAGAAATGGGCTAAGCACGATTGGCCTCTTTGGAACATGGCGTTTCCGGAATATTTAAATGCGGTTATGAATTAA